Proteins co-encoded in one Neofelis nebulosa isolate mNeoNeb1 chromosome 2, mNeoNeb1.pri, whole genome shotgun sequence genomic window:
- the B3GALT1 gene encoding beta-1,3-galactosyltransferase 1, with translation MASKVSCLYVLTVVCWASALWYLSITRPTSSYTGSKPFSHLTVARKNFTFGNIRTRPINPHSFEFLINEPNKCEKNIPFLVILISTTHKEFDARQAIRETWGDENNFKGIKIATLFLLGKNADPVLNQMVEQESQIFHDIIVEDFIDSYHNLTLKTLMGMRWVATFCSKAKYVMKTDSDIFVNMDNLIYKLLKPSTKPRRRYFTGYVINGGPIRDVRSKWYMPRDLYPDSNYPPFCSGTGYIFSADVAELIYKTSLHTRLLHLEDVYVGLCLRKLGIHPFQNSGFNHWKMAYSLCRYRRVITVHQISPEEMHRIWNDMSSKKHLRC, from the coding sequence ATGGCTTCAAAGGTGTCCTGTCTATATGTTTTGACAGTCGTGTGCTGGGCCAGTGCCCTCTGGTATCTGAGTATAACTCGTCCCACTTCTTCCTACACTGGCTCCAAGCCATTCAGCCACCTAACAGTCGCCAGGAAAAACTTCACCTTTGGCAACATAAGAACTCGACCTATAAACCCACATTCTTTTGAATTTCTTATAAATGAACCCAACAAATGTGAAAAGAACATTCCTTTCCTTGTTATCCTCATCAGCACCACCCACAAAGAATTCGATGCCCGCCAGGCAATCCGAGAGACGTGGGGGGATGAGAACAACTTCAAAGGGATCAAGATAGCCACTCTCTTCCTCCTGGGCAAGAATGCTGATCCTGTTCTGAATCAGATGGTGGAGCAAGAGAGCCAAATCTTCCACGACATTATTGTGGAGGACTTTATTGACTCCTACCATAACCTTACCCTTAAGACATTAATGGGAATGAGATGGGTGGCCACTTTTTGTTCAAAAGCCAAGTATGTCATGAAAACAGACAGTGACATTTTTGTAAACATGGACAACCTTATTTATAAACTACTAAAACCCTCCACCAAGCCAAGGAGAAGGTATTTTACTGGCTATGTCATCAATGGAGGACCAATCCGGGATGTCCGCAGTAAGTGGTATATGCCCAGGGATTTGTACCCTGACAGTAACTACCCACCGTTCTGTTCGGGGACTGGCTATATCTTTTCAGCTGATGTGGCTGAACTCATTTATAAGACTTCACTCCACACAAGGCTGCTTCACCTTGAAGATGTATATGTGGGACTGTGTCTTCGAAAACTGGGCATACATCCTTTCCAGAACAGTGGCTTCAATCACTGGAAAATGGCCTATAGTTTGTGTAGGTATCGCCGAGTTATCACCGTGCATCAGATCTCTCCGGAAGAAATGCACAGAATCTGGAATGACATGTCAAGCAAGAAACATCTCAGATGTTAG